Proteins from one Candidatus Nitrospira nitrosa genomic window:
- a CDS encoding pentapeptide repeat-containing protein — MSRSSSDVRAFLQYLLVIQLEDKTPRRRARSALVQILMFRKRKTYVGAVLVVTFAISLGVSDVGAACVAEGEATKAEEVGLVLHLPPTCTQAERDAHSLRGERIVDALRKGHSVDLVGVIIQGDILFDRLTPQAIPQSSMTSELPSQGKPARSEEERRVPAGLRIRDSIVQGAVRHRSVSSTLRFEGPVDFQGSRFKEGVDLSWSVFQKAVDLSGAVFEKEAHFVQGQFVGPLACRETRFGPSTRFHRSAFRGSMDCTGALFDGMAEFLEVTGEQPVEFERSRFGLGTGFSGSHFKSRISFRDAIFSRETFFTFTIFTGEALFAGSQFLGSADFSHAEFRQQDDLAQARFDHPPLFTQAKRLAPPQPDGFLQTKNGQYVLTFGLLVAAALLVAYAIRLK; from the coding sequence ATGAGTCGATCCAGCAGCGATGTTCGGGCGTTTCTTCAGTATCTCCTCGTCATTCAGCTGGAAGACAAGACTCCCCGTCGGCGCGCTCGCTCAGCGCTTGTGCAGATTCTCATGTTCAGGAAAAGAAAGACTTATGTAGGGGCGGTCCTAGTGGTCACCTTTGCGATCAGTCTTGGTGTGTCTGACGTCGGCGCCGCTTGTGTGGCCGAGGGAGAAGCGACGAAAGCAGAAGAGGTTGGACTTGTCCTCCATCTCCCGCCTACCTGTACGCAGGCGGAGCGGGATGCGCATAGCCTACGCGGCGAAAGGATTGTGGATGCGCTTCGGAAAGGGCATTCCGTCGATCTTGTTGGGGTGATTATTCAGGGGGATATCCTGTTTGATCGCCTCACTCCTCAGGCAATTCCTCAATCATCGATGACATCCGAGCTCCCGAGTCAGGGCAAGCCTGCCCGCAGCGAGGAGGAGCGTCGGGTTCCTGCGGGACTGAGAATACGAGATTCCATAGTACAGGGAGCGGTACGTCATCGTTCGGTCAGTAGTACCCTCCGGTTTGAAGGGCCTGTTGATTTTCAGGGCTCTCGATTTAAAGAAGGGGTGGATCTCTCCTGGTCGGTTTTTCAGAAAGCGGTTGATCTCTCCGGGGCTGTCTTTGAAAAAGAGGCCCATTTTGTTCAAGGACAATTTGTCGGCCCGTTGGCCTGTCGAGAGACAAGGTTCGGTCCGAGTACGAGATTTCATCGATCGGCGTTTCGAGGCTCGATGGACTGTACCGGCGCGCTCTTCGACGGGATGGCGGAATTTTTGGAAGTCACAGGTGAACAGCCGGTGGAGTTTGAACGGTCGAGGTTCGGATTGGGGACAGGATTTTCCGGCAGTCACTTCAAGAGTCGTATCAGTTTTCGCGACGCGATCTTCAGCCGTGAAACCTTCTTTACCTTTACGATTTTCACGGGGGAAGCCCTGTTTGCCGGTTCCCAATTTCTGGGGTCCGCAGATTTTTCGCATGCCGAGTTCAGGCAACAAGACGATCTTGCTCAGGCACGCTTCGATCATCCGCCCTTGTTTACTCAGGCAAAGCGGCTTGCGCCGCCGCAACCTGACGGTTTCCTTCAGACCAAGAATGGTCAGTATGTCCTCACCTTCGGGTTGCTCGTGGCGGCAGCGCTGCTTGTGGCCTATGCGATAAGGCTCAAATGA
- a CDS encoding cupredoxin domain-containing protein, whose protein sequence is MNRLHILTIALGIGATVGGPALDFSPATQILMENGSPYYVPAAATVVSGTPIRWENPTPTHHTVTHNGCVNDESTCLFNSGTVPPGGQFTIQGLPPGRYAYHCGIHPIMRGQLIVTEDSSTPARL, encoded by the coding sequence GTGAACCGACTGCACATCCTGACCATCGCCCTAGGGATTGGGGCTACTGTGGGAGGGCCGGCCCTTGATTTTTCTCCAGCCACACAGATTCTTATGGAAAATGGCTCGCCCTATTACGTTCCGGCTGCCGCGACTGTGGTGAGTGGCACACCCATCCGCTGGGAGAATCCAACACCAACGCACCACACGGTGACGCATAATGGCTGTGTGAACGACGAGAGCACCTGCCTCTTCAATTCTGGAACGGTTCCCCCAGGGGGACAGTTTACCATTCAAGGCCTCCCTCCTGGTCGATATGCCTATCACTGTGGAATCCATCCCATTATGCGCGGGCAGCTGATCGTGACCGAGGATTCCTCAACCCCCGCTCGCTTGTAA
- a CDS encoding class I SAM-dependent methyltransferase translates to MKAVAAIRDPLILTGETLTLLAWHIPDLVAYQHQPDEWWLAPLDDDLPLIRLNQTGLDLLKAMNGHTAVGTLLEQYGTKICGPDGQPGSWHLARWATPNYSLCYYGTEPPGGHRHKAKWDVLLQQVREGWSGQDGFEGEHHLEEFHHHELTESSEDDGHFDLIETTVSHLFREPSEALDNLTYGRLLMRQLRRLGWFTPKPKVLLEIGGGLGYLAQELGKDLLPFEKQGINYLSLDITQPFLKRQVTRAKAGGWAVTGTRANAEQLPFADLSVDLVIDNENMADMTPVQLSKKELVSGTGETPQHQEALDWIRRLRLPIEVNPPDSVIFNVGPIRFVAELWRVLKPGGRAFLTEFGIEEGWPAPVKLPGHTEYEVQYSHLRQAVRWLGFQERYLSLPQFLGLKPNTKVLCTGATYTIQRFCQAINHPFAVRAYSEKELQQALGDILPKLQGLHYHDLADPAWFGLQDFKVLLLEKPGGAPKAQFTENKGYRWYSQK, encoded by the coding sequence ATGAAAGCCGTTGCCGCCATCCGCGATCCATTGATCCTGACCGGAGAAACACTGACCCTATTGGCCTGGCATATTCCGGACCTGGTCGCCTACCAGCACCAACCTGACGAATGGTGGTTGGCTCCACTTGATGACGACCTCCCGTTGATCCGGCTGAACCAGACCGGGTTGGACCTGCTCAAGGCCATGAATGGTCATACAGCCGTGGGAACTCTTCTTGAGCAATACGGCACGAAGATCTGCGGGCCCGATGGGCAGCCTGGGTCCTGGCACTTGGCACGATGGGCGACCCCCAACTATTCTCTCTGCTATTACGGGACTGAACCACCTGGAGGCCACAGACACAAAGCCAAGTGGGATGTCCTGCTTCAACAAGTCCGTGAAGGCTGGTCCGGGCAAGACGGCTTCGAAGGTGAGCACCACCTGGAAGAATTCCATCACCACGAGCTGACCGAGAGCTCGGAGGACGACGGCCATTTTGATCTGATTGAAACTACTGTCTCCCATCTCTTCCGAGAACCCAGCGAGGCTTTGGACAATCTGACTTATGGTCGACTGCTCATGCGACAACTCAGGCGACTCGGCTGGTTCACGCCTAAGCCGAAAGTCCTGCTGGAGATCGGGGGTGGCCTCGGGTACCTTGCACAGGAACTCGGGAAGGATCTGCTCCCATTTGAGAAGCAAGGGATCAACTACCTCTCGCTCGATATCACCCAACCATTTCTGAAACGCCAAGTTACTCGGGCCAAAGCAGGCGGATGGGCTGTCACCGGCACCAGAGCCAATGCTGAACAGCTGCCCTTTGCCGATCTCTCTGTTGATCTGGTGATCGACAATGAAAATATGGCTGACATGACGCCGGTGCAGCTGAGTAAGAAGGAACTGGTATCTGGAACCGGAGAAACCCCACAACATCAGGAAGCGCTCGATTGGATCAGGCGGCTTCGCCTCCCCATCGAGGTCAACCCACCGGACTCGGTGATCTTTAACGTAGGGCCGATTCGCTTTGTCGCCGAATTGTGGCGGGTCCTCAAACCGGGTGGGCGAGCGTTTCTGACCGAGTTCGGCATCGAAGAAGGCTGGCCGGCTCCTGTGAAGTTACCAGGCCACACCGAGTACGAAGTGCAATACAGTCACCTGCGACAAGCCGTGCGCTGGCTGGGGTTCCAAGAACGCTATCTATCACTCCCACAGTTTCTCGGCCTCAAGCCAAACACAAAAGTGCTCTGCACCGGTGCCACCTATACCATCCAGCGATTCTGTCAGGCCATCAACCATCCTTTCGCCGTGCGTGCCTACAGCGAAAAGGAATTACAACAGGCGCTAGGCGACATCCTCCCCAAGCTGCAAGGCCTCCATTACCACGACCTTGCCGACCCAGCCTGGTTCGGCCTGCAAGATTTTAAGGTGTTGCTGCTGGAAAAGCCGGGCGGCGCGCCAAAAGCCCAGTTCACCGAGAACAAAGGCTATCGGTGGTATTCGCAGAAGTGA
- a CDS encoding TolC family protein gives MWNRLRLIWLFTILLPAAAAADGPPTNLLQLYDLALATNPVVEGRKYGVAQAEAQKDQARSKLLPQVSGTGFVSWNEFTQEIPNRFTGQTGHVTSQYQGLRGVVQARQALFDLSSFRAYQGSGFTVKQAEQDLESARMELATDLVDRYLEFLEAHDEAGYVQSELDLTDGEMQRIRRMYERAMAKVTDLYEVEAYYQTLKTRELEIHNAKAVALEKVREVVGVPVADLARLANEALPPVPGQADQWVTDAVRRHPAIQALQYAMEASAKTIASQWANHLPQVSLQMSGIYAKNGGFDNRQLDPYTVGTLGVQLNVPLYSGGGTSAAEREAVARFEMTKYKHLEKQREVERETRTAYLNAQTGYSRIASTMREVDARIKARDGQQRGYELGAATIVAVLEAKKNLLKSRFASAKARYDYLRSLVALRVWGGTLTRTDIEEINGWMAQN, from the coding sequence ATGTGGAATCGATTGCGGCTCATCTGGCTCTTCACCATCCTGCTTCCGGCGGCGGCGGCGGCCGACGGACCACCGACGAATTTGCTGCAGCTCTACGATCTGGCTCTGGCCACCAATCCGGTGGTGGAAGGCCGGAAATATGGCGTGGCGCAGGCGGAGGCGCAAAAAGATCAGGCGCGCAGCAAACTGTTGCCTCAAGTCTCCGGCACGGGGTTCGTCTCCTGGAACGAATTCACCCAGGAAATCCCCAACCGTTTCACCGGGCAGACCGGGCATGTCACCTCGCAGTATCAGGGACTACGCGGTGTGGTGCAGGCCCGCCAGGCCCTCTTCGACCTATCGTCGTTTCGCGCCTATCAAGGCTCGGGATTCACCGTGAAGCAGGCCGAGCAGGACTTGGAGAGCGCCCGGATGGAGCTGGCCACGGATTTGGTCGATCGGTACCTCGAGTTCTTGGAGGCGCATGACGAAGCCGGCTATGTGCAGAGTGAGCTGGACTTGACGGACGGCGAGATGCAGCGGATCCGCCGCATGTACGAACGCGCGATGGCGAAGGTGACGGATCTGTATGAGGTCGAGGCCTACTATCAAACGCTCAAGACGCGCGAACTCGAAATCCACAATGCCAAGGCTGTGGCGCTGGAAAAGGTGCGGGAGGTGGTCGGCGTGCCGGTGGCTGATTTGGCGCGGCTCGCGAACGAGGCGTTGCCGCCGGTGCCCGGCCAGGCCGACCAGTGGGTCACGGACGCCGTGAGGCGGCATCCGGCGATTCAGGCGTTGCAGTATGCGATGGAAGCTTCGGCCAAGACCATTGCCAGTCAGTGGGCGAACCATCTGCCCCAGGTGTCGCTGCAGATGTCGGGGATCTATGCCAAAAACGGGGGGTTCGACAACCGCCAGCTCGATCCCTACACGGTGGGGACCTTGGGGGTGCAGCTCAATGTGCCGTTGTATTCCGGGGGAGGCACGAGTGCCGCCGAGCGTGAAGCCGTGGCCCGCTTCGAAATGACCAAATACAAGCACCTGGAAAAGCAGCGGGAGGTCGAACGGGAGACCAGGACGGCCTATCTCAATGCGCAAACGGGCTACTCGCGGATCGCCTCGACGATGCGCGAAGTGGATGCGCGGATCAAGGCTCGGGATGGGCAGCAACGGGGGTATGAGTTGGGGGCGGCGACTATCGTGGCCGTGCTCGAAGCCAAAAAAAACCTCCTGAAATCACGGTTCGCCTCTGCTAAGGCTCGCTACGACTATCTGCGGTCGCTCGTCGCCCTGCGGGTTTGGGGCGGGACCCTCACGCGCACGGATATAGAAGAAATCAACGGGTGGATGGCTCAGAACTGA
- a CDS encoding HlyD family type I secretion periplasmic adaptor subunit encodes MAEHLLTSPPRLLSDDRAIRRQGLALVLVVFGGFGAWASLAPLNSAALAPGVITVQHYRKTVQHLEGGIIRTLAVHDGDPVKYDQVLATLDDTQPRAQLEVLRGQLYILVAQEARLAAQRDGLRAVRYPEELLAHRSDPRVQEAMRLQDQTFKVRQAANDGESAVYGRQIEQLRAKIEGLQAQKHSKDRLVESYRGDVTDFRSLLQEGFTEKQKVEEMDRALAQSEGQRGELVSDIAASELQIGEIELKILQLQKDLQREVAKELSEVQSGLFEVREKVQSLESTVNRSVIKAPVSGMVLGLTLHTIGAVIPPGGRLLDVVPQDEKLIIEAQVAPIDIDRVKVGQVAEVRFSAFKSRDLPTIEGTLISVSADRIVEDSKDKKESRGGETAYYLARVEVSSEGLEALRRAELDLVPGMPVEVLINTGARTLVQYLLKPLTDSFKRSFIED; translated from the coding sequence GTGGCTGAACACTTGCTGACAAGTCCCCCACGCCTGTTGAGTGACGATCGAGCGATTCGCCGACAGGGGCTGGCGCTCGTGCTGGTGGTCTTCGGCGGCTTCGGGGCCTGGGCCTCGCTCGCGCCGCTCAACAGTGCTGCCTTGGCGCCTGGAGTCATCACCGTGCAACATTACCGCAAAACCGTGCAGCACCTTGAGGGAGGCATCATTCGGACGCTCGCGGTGCATGATGGCGACCCTGTGAAGTATGATCAAGTCCTCGCCACCTTGGACGATACCCAACCCCGCGCGCAGCTCGAGGTCCTGCGGGGGCAGCTCTATATCCTGGTTGCGCAGGAAGCGCGCCTGGCGGCCCAGCGCGACGGGCTCCGGGCTGTGCGGTATCCCGAGGAATTGCTGGCGCACCGAAGCGATCCGCGTGTGCAGGAAGCCATGCGGCTGCAGGATCAGACCTTCAAAGTACGCCAGGCGGCCAACGACGGGGAGAGTGCGGTGTATGGCCGACAGATTGAGCAACTTCGGGCCAAGATAGAGGGGCTCCAGGCGCAGAAGCACAGCAAGGATCGTCTCGTGGAGTCTTACCGGGGTGACGTCACCGACTTCAGGAGCCTCTTGCAGGAAGGGTTCACCGAGAAGCAGAAGGTCGAGGAAATGGATCGTGCCTTGGCACAGAGTGAGGGGCAGCGGGGGGAACTCGTCTCTGATATTGCGGCGAGCGAGTTACAAATCGGGGAAATCGAGCTGAAAATCTTACAATTGCAAAAGGACCTCCAACGGGAAGTCGCCAAAGAGCTAAGCGAGGTACAGTCTGGCTTGTTCGAAGTGCGGGAAAAAGTCCAGTCGCTGGAGAGTACGGTCAACCGGTCGGTCATCAAGGCTCCCGTTTCTGGGATGGTGCTGGGGTTGACCCTGCATACCATCGGGGCGGTGATCCCTCCAGGGGGGCGGCTGCTGGATGTGGTGCCACAAGATGAGAAGCTCATCATCGAAGCCCAAGTGGCCCCTATCGACATCGATCGGGTCAAGGTGGGACAGGTGGCGGAAGTGCGATTCAGCGCGTTCAAGAGCCGCGATCTTCCGACGATCGAAGGGACGCTGATCAGTGTGTCGGCGGATCGGATCGTCGAGGACAGCAAAGACAAGAAGGAAAGCCGAGGCGGCGAGACGGCCTACTACCTGGCCCGCGTCGAAGTTTCCTCAGAGGGACTAGAGGCATTGCGCAGGGCCGAACTCGACTTGGTGCCGGGGATGCCCGTGGAGGTCCTCATCAACACCGGGGCACGGACCCTGGTGCAGTATTTGCTGAAACCCCTGACGGACAGCTTCAAACGCTCCTTTATCGAGGATTAA
- a CDS encoding type I secretion system permease/ATPase — protein MPLQKASLMSPLSDLGKAIAACRQSFLTTAFFSLFVNLLMLVPAIYMLAIYDRVLMSGSESTLMMLTGIAVFLFLVLGGLEWIRTRILVATSARLDEHLGERVFDAIFRQSLASSGAKATSQPLNDLLQIRQFLTGPGLLAFFDAPWMPIYAGLMFLFHPYFGLVAIGSMLFLAGLAIWNELSTRADLAEANRESIEATQFTQRNLRNAEVVEAMGMLPRLRARWQEKQLRVLALQAQASTKGGLINALSKTYRLTIQSLALGLGAYLAIRKDISPGLVISGSILLGRALAPLDQMIAGWRGFLGAREAYQRLDTLLRTIPERESHMTLPELQGQVTLEELVVAVPGRTEPILKGITLTIEPGTTVALIGPSAAGKSTLARALLGLYPPARGRACLDGADVHNWDRTQLGRYVGYLPQDVELLDGTVAENIARFGDVEAERVIEAAQWAGIHEMVLTLPQAYDTPLIGGGVALSAGQQQRIGIARAIYGNPKVVVLDEPNANLDAEGEEALTATLKQVQKSGGTVILVTHRPNVLKVVDKIAVVRDGKLLVYGPRDEVLAALARAQSQGSQSRPAIGAA, from the coding sequence ATGCCTCTCCAAAAAGCTAGTTTAATGAGCCCCTTGTCCGATCTGGGGAAGGCGATCGCGGCCTGCCGGCAGTCGTTTCTGACGACGGCCTTCTTCAGTCTGTTCGTGAATCTGCTGATGCTCGTGCCGGCGATCTACATGCTGGCTATCTACGACCGGGTGTTGATGAGCGGAAGTGAGTCGACGCTCATGATGCTCACGGGGATCGCCGTGTTTCTCTTTCTCGTGCTGGGCGGCCTGGAATGGATCCGCACGCGGATCTTGGTGGCGACGAGTGCGCGGCTCGATGAACACCTGGGCGAACGAGTCTTCGACGCGATCTTCCGGCAGTCGTTGGCCAGCAGTGGAGCCAAAGCGACCTCACAACCGCTGAACGATCTCTTACAGATCCGGCAATTCTTGACCGGTCCGGGGTTGCTGGCCTTCTTTGATGCGCCCTGGATGCCGATCTATGCTGGGCTCATGTTTCTCTTCCATCCCTACTTCGGGCTCGTGGCGATCGGCTCGATGCTCTTTCTGGCGGGCCTGGCGATTTGGAATGAGCTGTCGACCCGCGCCGATCTCGCGGAGGCGAACCGCGAATCGATCGAGGCCACCCAGTTCACCCAGCGCAATCTTCGCAATGCCGAAGTGGTGGAGGCCATGGGCATGTTACCGCGCTTGCGGGCGCGCTGGCAGGAGAAACAGCTGCGGGTCTTAGCGCTGCAAGCCCAGGCCAGTACGAAGGGGGGCTTGATCAATGCCCTCTCCAAGACCTATCGGTTGACGATTCAATCGTTGGCGCTGGGGCTCGGGGCCTATCTGGCCATTCGGAAGGATATCTCCCCGGGATTGGTGATCTCCGGCTCGATTCTCTTGGGGCGGGCCCTGGCCCCGCTCGACCAAATGATTGCGGGCTGGCGGGGGTTTCTCGGCGCGCGCGAGGCCTACCAGCGGCTCGATACGCTGCTTCGCACGATTCCCGAGCGGGAGTCCCACATGACGTTGCCGGAGCTCCAGGGGCAAGTCACCTTGGAAGAGCTCGTTGTCGCCGTCCCGGGCAGGACGGAACCCATTCTGAAGGGCATCACGCTGACGATCGAGCCAGGCACGACGGTGGCCCTCATCGGGCCGAGTGCTGCGGGCAAATCCACTTTGGCACGGGCGCTCCTGGGCCTCTATCCTCCGGCGCGGGGGCGGGCCTGTCTGGATGGCGCGGATGTGCATAATTGGGATCGGACTCAGCTGGGACGCTATGTGGGGTACCTGCCCCAAGACGTGGAATTACTCGACGGGACCGTCGCGGAGAACATCGCGCGCTTCGGTGACGTGGAGGCCGAGCGGGTGATCGAAGCCGCGCAATGGGCGGGAATCCACGAGATGGTGTTGACTTTGCCCCAGGCCTACGATACGCCCCTGATCGGGGGAGGCGTCGCGCTCTCGGCGGGACAACAACAGCGCATCGGGATCGCGCGAGCCATCTATGGGAACCCGAAAGTCGTGGTGCTCGATGAACCCAATGCCAACCTCGACGCGGAGGGAGAAGAAGCGCTGACCGCGACGCTCAAGCAAGTACAGAAGAGCGGAGGCACGGTCATCCTGGTCACCCATCGCCCGAACGTGCTGAAAGTGGTGGACAAGATTGCCGTCGTGCGTGACGGCAAACTGCTTGTGTATGGTCCGCGTGATGAGGTTTTAGCGGCGCTGGCCCGCGCCCAGTCCCAGGGGAGCCAATCACGACCGGCGATCGGGGCGGCCTAG
- a CDS encoding DUF7507 domain-containing protein — translation MASVSTNKQDYSPGEVVTITLVDITLGGTYTFRITDDPNDPGDDNVVNTYSFQAVDGGAGDADGAADGKITTTWTVPTDGSASNATLNLNATDDSGTVVASTTFTDAVSATIDQWGNGPAPDANGTGNDDEVWQNGNLNEQGAHYAEGEAIPYRAVLNDLTPDAVYALTIQWDTVDSAAYAIDYLTSYNFTFDGTKHPLEPDVNPTFFTPQSDPGLSSNGVSTVGIPSDSQLLTGFGHGITDGLSSGQPSGAQAFTFFGSVAGLSTSGVSYNADLTKASITVNFTYTGGSGDTADAVVLAWGGHIASSLDWRDDQGETVQTASDISGSPYHMRLLALTENGLVEGLGNQDRSLSASAVVPSNPDFTITKVVADILNPDDSDGGSTVNQAGDKIVYTITVDNTGDVDLTGVTVSDLVEGTTATTVTRTGGDTNSNNILETTETWTYSTTYTVTQDDINTAGTFGNGTSGIQNVATADTDQTGPKSANAEVPASTIEQTPALVIDKTVASVTDTNGNGLTDAGDVINYNVKVSNTGNVTLTGVTVVDPLTGQNISAETIAVGASKDFASTYTISQADVDGNGGGDGDIDNTATADSDQTGPSSDSEVVPLNLTPALVIDKLVKVDGATAFVDADTATGPNTFEGTPVQFKFTVTNTGNVTLSDITVSDSDFDLSGLTGDANGSLAGYQIATLAPSGSVDILYTQSAATVGQHTDTGTASTTFNGSTVSDMDDANYFGFDAGVCGLTPGFWSQHLWAWDGNSSTDGEVDSQGKTLASKLVADDVLTLEDVLIPVDSNRDGVIDGNDQAGVLVGDLNHNGLKDAGETTVFFELIDAQDLINASASTINADQRVKMSRDAIALQLNINNGVVDPDGLITEAAKWLTAQSPYDTFGSKSGDVDTNGDWIADYNDSTNVFDGTKVKANDAAWQTLTSGLSGSIIHEAVDDFNNCRLVGGHDGEGKELIGATPDDIILLGLSSQNTSWADWQGVNGLV, via the coding sequence ATGGCATCAGTCTCTACGAATAAGCAAGATTATAGTCCCGGTGAGGTCGTCACTATTACATTGGTAGATATCACGCTTGGAGGGACTTACACCTTCAGGATCACGGATGATCCCAATGATCCAGGTGATGATAATGTCGTGAACACCTACTCATTCCAGGCGGTGGATGGCGGTGCAGGTGATGCCGACGGAGCAGCTGACGGCAAGATCACCACGACATGGACGGTTCCCACAGACGGCAGCGCGAGCAACGCGACACTCAATCTGAACGCGACCGATGACAGCGGCACCGTGGTCGCGTCGACAACGTTTACGGATGCGGTGAGCGCCACTATTGATCAATGGGGAAACGGCCCTGCGCCTGATGCTAACGGAACCGGGAATGATGATGAGGTGTGGCAAAACGGCAACTTGAATGAACAGGGGGCCCATTATGCAGAAGGAGAGGCTATCCCTTATCGCGCGGTGCTCAATGATTTAACCCCGGATGCGGTCTATGCGCTAACGATTCAGTGGGACACCGTTGATAGTGCCGCCTATGCTATTGATTACCTCACCAGCTACAACTTTACCTTTGATGGTACCAAACACCCTCTCGAACCAGATGTGAACCCGACTTTCTTCACGCCACAAAGTGATCCCGGATTAAGCTCAAACGGAGTGTCCACCGTTGGGATTCCGAGCGATTCCCAGTTGCTCACGGGATTTGGTCATGGCATCACTGATGGTTTGTCATCCGGGCAACCGTCGGGAGCTCAAGCCTTTACGTTCTTTGGGTCAGTGGCAGGGCTGTCAACCAGCGGCGTTTCGTACAATGCCGATTTGACCAAGGCCTCCATTACTGTAAATTTTACCTACACAGGAGGCTCTGGGGACACTGCGGATGCCGTTGTCCTCGCGTGGGGGGGGCATATCGCGTCATCCCTTGATTGGCGAGATGATCAGGGGGAAACCGTGCAAACCGCGTCCGATATCAGCGGGTCACCGTATCATATGCGCTTGTTGGCGCTTACCGAGAATGGGCTTGTAGAGGGACTTGGCAATCAGGATCGGTCACTTTCTGCGTCTGCGGTGGTGCCGTCTAACCCAGATTTCACCATCACCAAGGTGGTCGCGGACATTCTCAATCCTGACGATTCGGATGGTGGATCTACCGTGAATCAAGCCGGAGACAAGATTGTCTATACGATCACCGTTGATAATACCGGCGATGTCGATTTGACAGGGGTTACGGTGAGCGACCTGGTTGAGGGTACCACAGCAACCACGGTGACGCGCACAGGTGGGGATACCAATAGCAACAACATCCTTGAGACCACCGAGACCTGGACGTACTCGACGACCTACACGGTCACCCAGGACGACATTAACACGGCCGGCACGTTTGGTAACGGAACCTCAGGGATCCAGAATGTTGCCACGGCTGATACCGACCAGACTGGGCCGAAGTCGGCAAACGCCGAAGTTCCTGCGTCAACAATCGAACAGACCCCGGCATTGGTGATCGATAAGACCGTCGCGTCGGTGACGGATACCAACGGCAACGGGCTGACCGATGCGGGCGACGTCATCAACTACAACGTGAAGGTGAGCAACACCGGGAACGTGACGTTGACGGGGGTGACGGTGGTGGATCCGTTGACGGGGCAGAACATCAGCGCCGAGACCATTGCGGTGGGGGCGTCCAAGGACTTCGCCAGCACCTACACGATCAGCCAGGCTGACGTGGACGGCAACGGCGGGGGCGATGGCGACATCGACAACACGGCGACGGCGGACAGTGATCAGACGGGGCCGAGCAGTGACAGCGAGGTGGTGCCGTTGAATCTGACCCCGGCATTGGTGATCGATAAGCTGGTCAAGGTAGACGGTGCCACTGCCTTTGTGGATGCGGATACTGCTACCGGGCCGAATACGTTCGAAGGAACACCGGTTCAGTTCAAGTTCACGGTGACCAACACGGGGAACGTCACATTGTCGGATATCACGGTGTCTGACAGTGATTTTGATCTGAGTGGACTCACCGGTGATGCAAATGGATCACTGGCTGGGTACCAGATTGCGACCCTCGCACCGAGTGGTTCAGTAGACATCTTGTACACGCAAAGCGCTGCTACAGTTGGTCAACACACCGATACCGGTACGGCATCGACCACCTTTAACGGGAGCACGGTCAGCGATATGGACGATGCCAACTACTTTGGCTTCGATGCAGGTGTCTGCGGGCTGACGCCTGGATTCTGGAGCCAGCACCTGTGGGCCTGGGATGGCAATTCGTCCACGGATGGGGAGGTGGACAGCCAAGGCAAGACGCTAGCCTCGAAACTGGTGGCTGACGATGTCCTAACGCTAGAAGACGTCCTGATTCCGGTCGATTCGAACCGAGACGGCGTCATCGACGGGAATGACCAAGCCGGCGTCCTGGTCGGCGATCTCAATCACAATGGGCTGAAAGATGCAGGTGAGACAACCGTGTTCTTTGAGCTGATCGACGCGCAGGATCTCATCAACGCCAGCGCATCGACGATCAACGCCGATCAACGGGTGAAGATGTCACGCGATGCGATCGCCTTGCAGTTGAACATCAACAACGGCGTCGTCGATCCGGACGGACTCATCACGGAAGCAGCCAAGTGGTTAACGGCGCAATCGCCGTATGATACCTTCGGCAGTAAGTCCGGCGATGTCGATACGAATGGCGATTGGATCGCCGACTACAACGACTCGACGAACGTCTTTGACGGTACAAAGGTGAAGGCGAACGATGCGGCATGGCAAACGCTTACGAGCGGCCTGTCCGGTAGTATCATTCACGAGGCCGTCGACGACTTCAACAATTGTCGACTGGTGGGCGGGCACGATGGGGAAGGTAAGGAACTCATCGGGGCGACGCCCGACGACATTATCCTACTCGGACTCTCGAGCCAGAACACAAGCTGGGCCGACTGGCAGGGCGTCAACGGGTTGGTGTAG